A single region of the Oncorhynchus keta strain PuntledgeMale-10-30-2019 chromosome 37, Oket_V2, whole genome shotgun sequence genome encodes:
- the LOC127916685 gene encoding uncharacterized protein LOC127916685 isoform X18, whose protein sequence is MILTCCRLKVLHDDIVHIKYMILTCCRLKVLRGDIVHIKYMILTCCRLKVLRDDIVHIKYMILTCCRLKVLRGDIVHIKYMILTCCRLKVLRDDIVHIKYMILTCCRLKVLRGDIVHIKYMILTCCRLKVLRDDIVHIKYMILTCCRLKVLRDDVVHIKYMILTCCRLKVKRDDIVHIKYMILTCCRLKVLCGDIVHIKYMILTYFRLKVLCGDIVHIKYMILTYFRLKVLCGDIVHIKYMILTCCRLKVLCGDIVHIKYMILTYFRLKVLCGDIVHIKYMILTYFRLKVLCGDIVHIKYMILTCCRLKVLCGDIVHIKYMILTYFRLKVLCGDIVHIKYMILTCCRLKVLRDDIVHIKYLLLLNCHVPNNKHKLNGLPLHFQFY, encoded by the exons atgatattgacttgttgcagattaaAGGTTCTGCATGATGACATAGTGCATATAAAGTACATGatattgacttgttgcagattaaAGGTTCTGCGTGGTGACATAGTGCATATAAAGTACATGatattgacttgttgcagattaaAGGTTCTGCGTGATGACATAGTGCATATAAAGTACATGatattgacttgttgcagattaaAGGTTCTGCGTGGTGACATAGTGCATATAAAGTACATGatattgacttgttgcagattaaAGGTTCTGCGTGATGACATAGTGCATATAAAGTACATGatattgacttgttgcagattaaAG GTTCTGCGTGGTGACATAGTGCATATAAAGTACATGatattgacttgttgcagattaaAG GTTCTGCGTGATGACATAGTGCATATAAAGTACATGatattgacttgttgcagattaaAGGTtctgcgtgatgacgtagtgcataTAAAGTACATGatattgacttgttgcagattaaAGGTTAAgcgtgatgacatagtgcacataaaGTACATGatattgacttgttgcagattaaAGGTTCTGTGTGGTGACATAGTGCACATAAAGTACATGATATTGACTTATTTCAGATTAAAGGTTCTGTGTGGTGACATAGTGCACATAAAGTACATGATATTGACTTATTTCAGATTAAAGGTTCTGTGTGGTGACATAGTGCACATAAAGTACATGatattgacttgttgcagattaaAGGTTCTGTGTGGTGACATAGTGCACATAAAGTACATGATATTGACTTATTTCAGATTAAAGGTTCTGTGTGGTGACATAGTGCACATAAAGTACATGATATTGACTTATTTCAGATTAAAGGTTCTGTGTGGTGACATAGTGCACATAAAGTACATGatattgacttgttgcagattaaAGGTTCTGTGTGGTGACATAGTGCACATAAAGTACATGATATTGACTTATTTCAGATTAAAGGTTCTGTGTGGTGACATAGTGCACATAAAGTACATGatattgacttgttgcagattaaAGGTTCTgcgtgatgacatagtgcacataaaATACCTTTTGCTGTTAAATTGCCATGTACCAAATAACAAACACAAGTTAAATGGGCTTCCATTGCATTTTCAATTCTACTGA
- the LOC127916685 gene encoding uncharacterized protein LOC127916685 isoform X17: MILTCCRLKVLHDDIVHIKYMILTCCRLKVLRGDIVHIKYMILTCCRLKVLRDDIVHIKYMILTCCRLKVLRGDIVHIKYMILTCCRLKVLRDDIVHIKYMILTCCRLKVLRDDIVHIKYMILTCCRLKVLRDDIVHIKYMILTCCRLKVLRDDVVHIKYMILTCCRLKVKRDDIVHIKYMILTCCRLKVLCGDIVHIKYMILTYFRLKVLCGDIVHIKYMILTYFRLKVLCGDIVHIKYMILTCCRLKVLCGDIVHIKYMILTYFRLKVLCGDIVHIKYMILTYFRLKVLCGDIVHIKYMILTCCRLKVLCGDIVHIKYMILTYFRLKVLCGDIVHIKYMILTCCRLKVLRDDIVHIKYLLLLNCHVPNNKHKLNGLPLHFQFY, translated from the exons atgatattgacttgttgcagattaaAGGTTCTGCATGATGACATAGTGCATATAAAGTACATGatattgacttgttgcagattaaAGGTTCTGCGTGGTGACATAGTGCATATAAAGTACATGatattgacttgttgcagattaaAGGTTCTGCGTGATGACATAGTGCATATAAAGTACATGatattgacttgttgcagattaaAGGTTCTGCGTGGTGACATAGTGCATATAAAGTACATGatattgacttgttgcagattaaAGGTTCTGCGTGATGACATAGTGCATATAAAGTACATGatattgacttgttgcagattaaAGGTTCTGCGTGATGACATAGTGCATATAAAGTACATGatattgacttgttgcagattaaAG GTTCTGCGTGATGACATAGTGCATATAAAGTACATGatattgacttgttgcagattaaAGGTtctgcgtgatgacgtagtgcataTAAAGTACATGatattgacttgttgcagattaaAGGTTAAgcgtgatgacatagtgcacataaaGTACATGatattgacttgttgcagattaaAGGTTCTGTGTGGTGACATAGTGCACATAAAGTACATGATATTGACTTATTTCAGATTAAAGGTTCTGTGTGGTGACATAGTGCACATAAAGTACATGATATTGACTTATTTCAGATTAAAGGTTCTGTGTGGTGACATAGTGCACATAAAGTACATGatattgacttgttgcagattaaAGGTTCTGTGTGGTGACATAGTGCACATAAAGTACATGATATTGACTTATTTCAGATTAAAGGTTCTGTGTGGTGACATAGTGCACATAAAGTACATGATATTGACTTATTTCAGATTAAAGGTTCTGTGTGGTGACATAGTGCACATAAAGTACATGatattgacttgttgcagattaaAGGTTCTGTGTGGTGACATAGTGCACATAAAGTACATGATATTGACTTATTTCAGATTAAAGGTTCTGTGTGGTGACATAGTGCACATAAAGTACATGatattgacttgttgcagattaaAGGTTCTgcgtgatgacatagtgcacataaaATACCTTTTGCTGTTAAATTGCCATGTACCAAATAACAAACACAAGTTAAATGGGCTTCCATTGCATTTTCAATTCTACTGA
- the LOC127916685 gene encoding uncharacterized protein LOC127916685 isoform X16 encodes MILTCCRLKVLHDDIVHIKYMILTCCRLKVLRGDIVHIKYMILTCCRLKVLRDDIVHIKYMILTCCRLKVLRGDIVHIKYMILTCCRLKVLRDDIVHIKYMILTCCRLKVLRDDIVHIKYMILTCCRLKVLRGDIVHIKYMILTCCRLKVLRGDIVHIKYMILTCCRLKVLHDDIVHIKYMILTCCRLKVLRDDIVHIKYMILTCCRLKVLRDDIVHIKYMILTCCRLKVLRDDVVHIKYMILTCCRLKVKRDDIVHIKYMILTCCRLKVLCGDIVHIKYMILTYFRLKVLCGDIVHIKYMILTYFRLKVLCGDIVHIKYMILTYFRLKVLCGDIVHIKYMILTCCRLKVLRDDIVHIKYLLLLNCHVPNNKHKLNGLPLHFQFY; translated from the exons atgatattgacttgttgcagattaaAGGTTCTGCATGATGACATAGTGCATATAAAGTACATGatattgacttgttgcagattaaAGGTTCTGCGTGGTGACATAGTGCATATAAAGTACATGatattgacttgttgcagattaaAGGTTCTGCGTGATGACATAGTGCATATAAAGTACATGatattgacttgttgcagattaaAGGTTCTGCGTGGTGACATAGTGCATATAAAGTACATGatattgacttgttgcagattaaAGGTTCTGCGTGATGACATAGTGCATATAAAGTACATGatattgacttgttgcagattaaAGGTTCTGCGTGATGACATAGTGCATATAAAGTACATGatattgacttgttgcagattaaAGGTTCTGCGTGGTGACATAGTGCATATAAAGTACATGatattgacttgttgcagattaaAGGTTCTGCGTGGTGACATAGTGCATATAAAGTACATGatattgacttgttgcagattaaAGGTTCTGCATGATGACATAGTGCATATAAAGTACATGatattgacttgttgcagattaaAGGTTCTgcgtgatgacatagtgcacataaaGTACATGatattgacttgttgcagattaaAGGTTCTGCGTGATGACATAGTGCATATAAAGTACATGatattgacttgttgcagattaaAG GTtctgcgtgatgacgtagtgcataTAAAGTACATGatattgacttgttgcagattaaAGGTTAAgcgtgatgacatagtgcacataaaGTACATGatattgacttgttgcagattaaAGGTTCTGTGTGGTGACATAGTGCACATAAAGTACATGATATTGACTTATTTCAGATTAAAGGTTCTGTGTGGTGACATAGTGCACATAAAGTACATGATATTGACTTATTTCAGATTAAAG GTTCTGTGTGGTGACATAGTGCACATAAAGTACATGATATTGACTTATTTCAGATTAAAGGTTCTGTGTGGTGACATAGTGCACATAAAGTACATGatattgacttgttgcagattaaAGGTTCTgcgtgatgacatagtgcacataaaATACCTTTTGCTGTTAAATTGCCATGTACCAAATAACAAACACAAGTTAAATGGGCTTCCATTGCATTTTCAATTCTACTGA
- the LOC127916685 gene encoding uncharacterized protein LOC127916685 isoform X7, translated as MILTCCRLKVLHDDIVHIKYMILTCCRLKVLRGDIVHIKYMILTCCRLKVLRDDIVHIKYMILTCCRLKVLRGDIVHIKYMILTCCRLKVLRDDIVHIKYMILTCCRLKVLRDDIVHIKYMILTCCRLKVLRGDIVHIKYMILTCCRLKVLRGDIVHIKYMILTCCRLKVLRDDIVHIKYMILTCCRLKVLRDDVVHIKYMILTCCRLKVKRDDIVHIKYMILTCCRLKVLCGDIVHIKYMILTYFRLKVLCGDIVHIKYMILTYFRLKVLCGDIVHIKYMILTCCRLKVLRDDIVHIKYMILTCCRLKVLRDDVVHIKYMILTCCRLKVKRDDIVHIKYMILTCCRLKVLCGDIVHIKYMILTYFRLKVLCGDIVHIKYMILTYFRLKVLCGDIVHIKYMILTYFRLKVLCGDIVHIKYMILTCCRLKVLRDDIVHIKYLLLLNCHVPNNKHKLNGLPLHFQFY; from the exons atgatattgacttgttgcagattaaAGGTTCTGCATGATGACATAGTGCATATAAAGTACATGatattgacttgttgcagattaaAGGTTCTGCGTGGTGACATAGTGCATATAAAGTACATGatattgacttgttgcagattaaAGGTTCTGCGTGATGACATAGTGCATATAAAGTACATGatattgacttgttgcagattaaAGGTTCTGCGTGGTGACATAGTGCATATAAAGTACATGatattgacttgttgcagattaaAGGTTCTGCGTGATGACATAGTGCATATAAAGTACATGatattgacttgttgcagattaaAGGTTCTGCGTGATGACATAGTGCATATAAAGTACATGatattgacttgttgcagattaaAGGTTCTGCGTGGTGACATAGTGCATATAAAGTACATGatattgacttgttgcagattaaAGGTTCTGCGTGGTGACATAGTGCATATAAAGTACATGatattgacttgttgcagattaaAG GTTCTGCGTGATGACATAGTGCATATAAAGTACATGatattgacttgttgcagattaaAGGTtctgcgtgatgacgtagtgcataTAAAGTACATGatattgacttgttgcagattaaAGGTTAAgcgtgatgacatagtgcacataaaGTACATGatattgacttgttgcagattaaAGGTTCTGTGTGGTGACATAGTGCACATAAAGTACATGATATTGACTTATTTCAGATTAAAGGTTCTGTGTGGTGACATAGTGCACATAAAGTACATGATATTGACTTATTTCAGATTAAAGGTTCTGTGTGGTGACATAGTGCACATAAAGTACATGatattgacttgttgcagattaaAGGTTCTGCGTGATGACATAGTGCATATAAAGTACATGatattgacttgttgcagattaaAGGTtctgcgtgatgacgtagtgcataTAAAGTACATGatattgacttgttgcagattaaAGGTTAAgcgtgatgacatagtgcacataaaGTACATGatattgacttgttgcagattaaAGGTTCTGTGTGGTGACATAGTGCACATAAAGTACATGATATTGACTTATTTCAGATTAAAGGTTCTGTGTGGTGACATAGTGCACATAAAGTACATGATATTGACTTATTTCAGATTAAAG GTTCTGTGTGGTGACATAGTGCACATAAAGTACATGATATTGACTTATTTCAGATTAAAGGTTCTGTGTGGTGACATAGTGCACATAAAGTACATGatattgacttgttgcagattaaAGGTTCTgcgtgatgacatagtgcacataaaATACCTTTTGCTGTTAAATTGCCATGTACCAAATAACAAACACAAGTTAAATGGGCTTCCATTGCATTTTCAATTCTACTGA
- the LOC127916685 gene encoding uncharacterized protein LOC127916685 isoform X25: protein MILTCCRLKVLHDDIVHIKYMILTCCRLKVLRGDIVHIKYMILTCCRLKVLRDDIVHIKYMILTCCRLKVLRGDIVHIKYMILTCCRLKVLRDDIVHIKYMILTCCRLKVLRDDIVHIKYMILTCCRLKVLRDDIVHIKYMILTCCRLKVLRDDVVHIKYMILTCCRLKVKRDDIVHIKYMILTCCRLKVLCGDIVHIKYMILTYFRLKVLCGDIVHIKYMILTYFRLKVLCGDIVHIKYMILTYFRLKVLCGDIVHIKYMILTCCRLKVLRDDIVHIKYLLLLNCHVPNNKHKLNGLPLHFQFY from the exons atgatattgacttgttgcagattaaAGGTTCTGCATGATGACATAGTGCATATAAAGTACATGatattgacttgttgcagattaaAGGTTCTGCGTGGTGACATAGTGCATATAAAGTACATGatattgacttgttgcagattaaAGGTTCTGCGTGATGACATAGTGCATATAAAGTACATGatattgacttgttgcagattaaAGGTTCTGCGTGGTGACATAGTGCATATAAAGTACATGatattgacttgttgcagattaaAGGTTCTGCGTGATGACATAGTGCATATAAAGTACATGatattgacttgttgcagattaaAGGTTCTGCGTGATGACATAGTGCATATAAAGTACATGatattgacttgttgcagattaaAG GTTCTGCGTGATGACATAGTGCATATAAAGTACATGatattgacttgttgcagattaaAG GTtctgcgtgatgacgtagtgcataTAAAGTACATGatattgacttgttgcagattaaAGGTTAAgcgtgatgacatagtgcacataaaGTACATGatattgacttgttgcagattaaAGGTTCTGTGTGGTGACATAGTGCACATAAAGTACATGATATTGACTTATTTCAGATTAAAGGTTCTGTGTGGTGACATAGTGCACATAAAGTACATGATATTGACTTATTTCAGATTAAAG GTTCTGTGTGGTGACATAGTGCACATAAAGTACATGATATTGACTTATTTCAGATTAAAGGTTCTGTGTGGTGACATAGTGCACATAAAGTACATGatattgacttgttgcagattaaAGGTTCTgcgtgatgacatagtgcacataaaATACCTTTTGCTGTTAAATTGCCATGTACCAAATAACAAACACAAGTTAAATGGGCTTCCATTGCATTTTCAATTCTACTGA
- the LOC127916685 gene encoding uncharacterized protein LOC127916685 isoform X5, with amino-acid sequence MILTCCRLKVLHDDIVHIKYMILTCCRLKVLRGDIVHIKYMILTCCRLKVLRDDIVHIKYMILTCCRLKVLRGDIVHIKYMILTCCRLKVLRDDIVHIKYMILTCCRLKVLRDDIVHIKYMILTCCRLKVLRDDIVHIKYMILTCCRLKVLRDDVVHIKYMILTCCRLKVKRDDIVHIKYMILTCCRLKVLCGDIVHIKYMILTYFRLKVLCGDIVHIKYMILTYFRLKVLCGDIVHIKYMILTCCRLKVLRDDIVHIKYMILTCCRLKVLRDDVVHIKYMILTCCRLKVKRDDIVHIKYMILTCCRLKVLCGDIVHIKYMILTYFRLKVLCGDIVHIKYMILTYFRLKVLCGDIVHIKYMILTCCRLKVLRDDVVHIKYMILTCCRLKVKRDDIVHIKYMILTCCRLKVLCGDIVHIKYMILTYFRLKVLCGDIVHIKYMILTYFRLKVLCGDIVHIKYMILTYFRLKVLCGDIVHIKYMILTCCRLKVLRDDIVHIKYLLLLNCHVPNNKHKLNGLPLHFQFY; translated from the exons atgatattgacttgttgcagattaaAGGTTCTGCATGATGACATAGTGCATATAAAGTACATGatattgacttgttgcagattaaAGGTTCTGCGTGGTGACATAGTGCATATAAAGTACATGatattgacttgttgcagattaaAGGTTCTGCGTGATGACATAGTGCATATAAAGTACATGatattgacttgttgcagattaaAGGTTCTGCGTGGTGACATAGTGCATATAAAGTACATGatattgacttgttgcagattaaAGGTTCTGCGTGATGACATAGTGCATATAAAGTACATGatattgacttgttgcagattaaAGGTTCTGCGTGATGACATAGTGCATATAAAGTACATGatattgacttgttgcagattaaAG GTTCTGCGTGATGACATAGTGCATATAAAGTACATGatattgacttgttgcagattaaAGGTtctgcgtgatgacgtagtgcataTAAAGTACATGatattgacttgttgcagattaaAGGTTAAgcgtgatgacatagtgcacataaaGTACATGatattgacttgttgcagattaaAGGTTCTGTGTGGTGACATAGTGCACATAAAGTACATGATATTGACTTATTTCAGATTAAAGGTTCTGTGTGGTGACATAGTGCACATAAAGTACATGATATTGACTTATTTCAGATTAAAGGTTCTGTGTGGTGACATAGTGCACATAAAGTACATGatattgacttgttgcagattaaAGGTTCTGCGTGATGACATAGTGCATATAAAGTACATGatattgacttgttgcagattaaAGGTtctgcgtgatgacgtagtgcataTAAAGTACATGatattgacttgttgcagattaaAGGTTAAgcgtgatgacatagtgcacataaaGTACATGatattgacttgttgcagattaaAGGTTCTGTGTGGTGACATAGTGCACATAAAGTACATGATATTGACTTATTTCAGATTAAAGGTTCTGTGTGGTGACATAGTGCACATAAAGTACATGATATTGACTTATTTCAGATTAAAGGTTCTGTGTGGTGACATAGTGCACATAAAGTACATGatattgacttgttgcagattaaAGGTtctgcgtgatgacgtagtgcataTAAAGTACATGatattgacttgttgcagattaaAGGTTAAgcgtgatgacatagtgcacataaaGTACATGatattgacttgttgcagattaaAGGTTCTGTGTGGTGACATAGTGCACATAAAGTACATGATATTGACTTATTTCAGATTAAAGGTTCTGTGTGGTGACATAGTGCACATAAAGTACATGATATTGACTTATTTCAGATTAAAG GTTCTGTGTGGTGACATAGTGCACATAAAGTACATGATATTGACTTATTTCAGATTAAAGGTTCTGTGTGGTGACATAGTGCACATAAAGTACATGatattgacttgttgcagattaaAGGTTCTgcgtgatgacatagtgcacataaaATACCTTTTGCTGTTAAATTGCCATGTACCAAATAACAAACACAAGTTAAATGGGCTTCCATTGCATTTTCAATTCTACTGA
- the LOC127916685 gene encoding uncharacterized protein LOC127916685 isoform X19: MILTCCRLKVLHDDIVHIKYMILTCCRLKVLRGDIVHIKYMILTCCRLKVLRDDIVHIKYMILTCCRLKVLRGDIVHIKYMILTCCRLKVLRDDIVHIKYMILTCCRLKVLRDDIVHIKYMILTCCRLKVLRGDIVHIKYMILTCCRLKVLRGDIVHIKYMILTCCRLKVLRDDIVHIKYMILTCCRLKVLRDDVVHIKYMILTCCRLKVKRDDIVHIKYMILTCCRLKVLCGDIVHIKYMILTYFRLKVLCGDIVHIKYMILTYFRLKVLCGDIVHIKYMILTYFRLKVLCGDIVHIKYMILTCCRLKVLRDDIVHIKYLLLLNCHVPNNKHKLNGLPLHFQFY, encoded by the exons atgatattgacttgttgcagattaaAGGTTCTGCATGATGACATAGTGCATATAAAGTACATGatattgacttgttgcagattaaAGGTTCTGCGTGGTGACATAGTGCATATAAAGTACATGatattgacttgttgcagattaaAGGTTCTGCGTGATGACATAGTGCATATAAAGTACATGatattgacttgttgcagattaaAGGTTCTGCGTGGTGACATAGTGCATATAAAGTACATGatattgacttgttgcagattaaAGGTTCTGCGTGATGACATAGTGCATATAAAGTACATGatattgacttgttgcagattaaAGGTTCTGCGTGATGACATAGTGCATATAAAGTACATGatattgacttgttgcagattaaAGGTTCTGCGTGGTGACATAGTGCATATAAAGTACATGatattgacttgttgcagattaaAGGTTCTGCGTGGTGACATAGTGCATATAAAGTACATGatattgacttgttgcagattaaAG GTTCTGCGTGATGACATAGTGCATATAAAGTACATGatattgacttgttgcagattaaAG GTtctgcgtgatgacgtagtgcataTAAAGTACATGatattgacttgttgcagattaaAGGTTAAgcgtgatgacatagtgcacataaaGTACATGatattgacttgttgcagattaaAGGTTCTGTGTGGTGACATAGTGCACATAAAGTACATGATATTGACTTATTTCAGATTAAAGGTTCTGTGTGGTGACATAGTGCACATAAAGTACATGATATTGACTTATTTCAGATTAAAG GTTCTGTGTGGTGACATAGTGCACATAAAGTACATGATATTGACTTATTTCAGATTAAAGGTTCTGTGTGGTGACATAGTGCACATAAAGTACATGatattgacttgttgcagattaaAGGTTCTgcgtgatgacatagtgcacataaaATACCTTTTGCTGTTAAATTGCCATGTACCAAATAACAAACACAAGTTAAATGGGCTTCCATTGCATTTTCAATTCTACTGA
- the LOC127916685 gene encoding uncharacterized protein LOC127916685 isoform X14: MILTCCRLKVLHDDIVHIKYMILTCCRLKVLRGDIVHIKYMILTCCRLKVLRDDIVHIKYMILTCCRLKVLRGDIVHIKYMILTCCRLKVLRDDIVHIKYMILTCCRLKVLRDDIVHIKYMILTCCRLKVLRDDIVHIKYMILTCCRLKVLRDDVVHIKYMILTCCRLKVKRDDIVHIKYMILTCCRLKVLCGDIVHIKYMILTYFRLKVLCGDIVHIKYMILTYFRLKVLCGDIVHIKYMILTCCRLKVLRDDVVHIKYMILTCCRLKVKRDDIVHIKYMILTCCRLKVLCGDIVHIKYMILTYFRLKVLCGDIVHIKYMILTYFRLKVLCGDIVHIKYMILTYFRLKVLCGDIVHIKYMILTCCRLKVLRDDIVHIKYLLLLNCHVPNNKHKLNGLPLHFQFY; encoded by the exons atgatattgacttgttgcagattaaAGGTTCTGCATGATGACATAGTGCATATAAAGTACATGatattgacttgttgcagattaaAGGTTCTGCGTGGTGACATAGTGCATATAAAGTACATGatattgacttgttgcagattaaAGGTTCTGCGTGATGACATAGTGCATATAAAGTACATGatattgacttgttgcagattaaAGGTTCTGCGTGGTGACATAGTGCATATAAAGTACATGatattgacttgttgcagattaaAGGTTCTGCGTGATGACATAGTGCATATAAAGTACATGatattgacttgttgcagattaaAGGTTCTGCGTGATGACATAGTGCATATAAAGTACATGatattgacttgttgcagattaaAG GTTCTGCGTGATGACATAGTGCATATAAAGTACATGatattgacttgttgcagattaaAGGTtctgcgtgatgacgtagtgcataTAAAGTACATGatattgacttgttgcagattaaAGGTTAAgcgtgatgacatagtgcacataaaGTACATGatattgacttgttgcagattaaAGGTTCTGTGTGGTGACATAGTGCACATAAAGTACATGATATTGACTTATTTCAGATTAAAGGTTCTGTGTGGTGACATAGTGCACATAAAGTACATGATATTGACTTATTTCAGATTAAAGGTTCTGTGTGGTGACATAGTGCACATAAAGTACATGatattgacttgttgcagattaaAGGTtctgcgtgatgacgtagtgcataTAAAGTACATGatattgacttgttgcagattaaAGGTTAAgcgtgatgacatagtgcacataaaGTACATGatattgacttgttgcagattaaAGGTTCTGTGTGGTGACATAGTGCACATAAAGTACATGATATTGACTTATTTCAGATTAAAGGTTCTGTGTGGTGACATAGTGCACATAAAGTACATGATATTGACTTATTTCAGATTAAAG GTTCTGTGTGGTGACATAGTGCACATAAAGTACATGATATTGACTTATTTCAGATTAAAGGTTCTGTGTGGTGACATAGTGCACATAAAGTACATGatattgacttgttgcagattaaAGGTTCTgcgtgatgacatagtgcacataaaATACCTTTTGCTGTTAAATTGCCATGTACCAAATAACAAACACAAGTTAAATGGGCTTCCATTGCATTTTCAATTCTACTGA